Proteins co-encoded in one Mastacembelus armatus chromosome 24, fMasArm1.2, whole genome shotgun sequence genomic window:
- the LOC113136913 gene encoding protein yippee-like 5 isoform X2: MGRIFLDHIGGTRLFSCANCDTILTNRAELISTRFTGATGRAFLFNKVVNLQHSEVQDRVMLTGRHMVRDVSCKNCNSKLGWMYEFATEESQRYKEGRVILERALS, encoded by the exons ATGGGACGTATCTTCTTGGATCACATTGGTGGGACTCGCCTCTTCTCTTGTGCCAACTGTGACACCATCTTGACCAACCGAGCAGAACTCATCTCCACCCGCTTCACTGGAGCCACCGGACGAGCCTTCCTGTTCAACAAG GTTGTGAATCTGCAACACAGCGAGGTCCAAGACAGAGTCATGCTGACGGGTAGACACATGGTGCGGGACGTCAGCTGCAAGAACTGCAACAGCAAGCTCGGCTGGATGTATGAATTCGCCACAGAGGAAAGCCAGCGCTACAAGGAGGGCCGAGTCATCCTGGAGAGGGCGCTG
- the LOC113136913 gene encoding protein yippee-like 5 isoform X1 has translation MGRIFLDHIGGTRLFSCANCDTILTNRAELISTRFTGATGRAFLFNKVVNLQHSEVQDRVMLTGRHMVRDVSCKNCNSKLGWMYEFATEESQRYKEGRVILERALVRESEGFEHISSDSS, from the exons ATGGGACGTATCTTCTTGGATCACATTGGTGGGACTCGCCTCTTCTCTTGTGCCAACTGTGACACCATCTTGACCAACCGAGCAGAACTCATCTCCACCCGCTTCACTGGAGCCACCGGACGAGCCTTCCTGTTCAACAAG GTTGTGAATCTGCAACACAGCGAGGTCCAAGACAGAGTCATGCTGACGGGTAGACACATGGTGCGGGACGTCAGCTGCAAGAACTGCAACAGCAAGCTCGGCTGGATGTATGAATTCGCCACAGAGGAAAGCCAGCGCTACAAGGAGGGCCGAGTCATCCTGGAGAGGGCGCTGGTGAGGGAGAGCGAAGGCTTTGAGCACATTTCCTCTGACAGTTCCTGA